From Erwinia pyri, a single genomic window includes:
- a CDS encoding helix-turn-helix transcriptional regulator, with the protein MPAIPLPFVTAIMLVMVFIRLAMKRDRALRPALFFIVACIAMVTLVGLRWSGNFQHVRQLQPILACTLPLLAWHSFRSLISVSKWRFWVLFGLIIIATGGLVFFPLRNFPVDYFIATLSLLFGVALIRIANRGADIFSLSRLSEAPEIQKVASLVGVLLCFSGIGDLVIAFDFTLYAGQHVLTMVITGQLFVLIFLATLLVKVGQSQPVQEGELKQAPETSQLENVTETSQVTNVEEDNIICQKVNDFIIAQRLYRDPDLTLERLARKVLIPGRRISQAINRVQNRNVSQMINSYRIVEAQRLLKTTSLTVTEIMDESGFRTKSNFNREFLRTAGMNPGEYRRACPPEIPETL; encoded by the coding sequence ATGCCAGCCATTCCCTTACCTTTTGTCACTGCAATTATGCTAGTAATGGTATTTATCAGGTTAGCCATGAAAAGAGATCGAGCCCTCAGGCCGGCACTTTTTTTTATTGTTGCCTGCATCGCTATGGTTACGTTGGTTGGTTTGCGCTGGAGCGGAAACTTTCAGCATGTACGTCAATTGCAACCCATACTGGCCTGTACGCTTCCACTGTTAGCCTGGCATAGTTTTCGTTCTTTAATATCGGTAAGTAAGTGGCGCTTCTGGGTACTGTTTGGGCTAATCATTATTGCAACAGGAGGCCTGGTTTTCTTCCCTTTACGGAATTTTCCTGTTGATTATTTTATCGCCACTTTAAGCCTCCTGTTTGGTGTAGCTCTCATCAGAATAGCGAATAGAGGAGCAGACATTTTTAGCTTGAGCCGATTGAGCGAGGCACCCGAAATACAAAAAGTAGCTTCTCTGGTTGGTGTTCTACTGTGCTTTTCAGGAATAGGTGACTTAGTAATAGCGTTTGATTTCACACTCTATGCGGGCCAGCATGTGTTAACCATGGTCATTACAGGGCAGTTATTTGTTCTGATCTTTCTGGCTACACTCTTAGTTAAAGTTGGGCAAAGCCAGCCTGTACAGGAAGGAGAACTGAAACAGGCTCCTGAAACAAGCCAGTTGGAAAACGTTACTGAAACCAGTCAGGTGACTAATGTCGAAGAGGACAATATTATTTGTCAGAAGGTCAATGATTTCATCATTGCGCAGCGTCTCTATCGCGATCCCGACCTTACGCTTGAGCGTCTGGCACGAAAGGTTCTTATTCCGGGCAGAAGAATTTCTCAGGCTATTAATCGCGTCCAGAATCGTAACGTTTCACAGATGATAAATAGTTACCGTATTGTAGAGGCCCAGCGTCTGCTAAAAACCACCAGCCTTACGGTAACTGAGATTATGGATGAATCGGGTTTTCGGACAAAGTCTAACTTTAATCGCGAATTTTTACGGACAGCTGGGATGAATCCTGGAGAATACCGCCGTGCTTGTCCACCAGAGATCCCTGAGACTTTATAG
- a CDS encoding TetR/AcrR family transcriptional regulator, with the protein MRHSSSPLRESKERGRPRAFDTNLALDNAMLVFRQKGFHAASIADLSEAMNLTAGSIYKAFKDKRTLFLQVFERYTSLRNATLRQRLEKLPTARERLADLLRFYLESAHDVEGRRGCLVVGSATELQVLNPALADLVQQAVMRNKSALLSLLTQAQQEGSVSPALELETVAEVMLCLTFGMRVVGKTQNLTNREAIVTLAMKLLD; encoded by the coding sequence ATGCGCCACTCATCTTCCCCTCTCCGCGAAAGTAAAGAGCGCGGTCGGCCCAGAGCCTTTGATACCAACCTGGCGCTGGATAACGCCATGCTGGTGTTCCGGCAGAAAGGGTTTCATGCCGCCTCCATTGCCGATTTAAGTGAGGCGATGAACCTGACCGCGGGCAGCATTTATAAAGCGTTTAAGGATAAGCGAACCCTTTTTCTTCAGGTGTTTGAACGCTATACCTCATTACGTAACGCTACGCTGCGGCAGCGGCTGGAGAAGCTGCCCACCGCACGGGAACGGCTGGCGGATCTGCTCAGGTTCTATCTGGAGTCCGCTCATGATGTGGAAGGCCGTCGCGGCTGTCTGGTGGTCGGCAGCGCTACAGAACTGCAGGTGCTGAATCCGGCGCTGGCCGATCTGGTTCAGCAAGCCGTGATGCGCAACAAAAGTGCGCTGCTCTCGCTGTTAACCCAGGCACAGCAGGAAGGCTCAGTCTCCCCCGCCCTGGAGCTGGAAACAGTTGCTGAAGTGATGCTCTGCCTCACCTTTGGCATGCGCGTGGTAGGCAAAACGCAAAACCTGACCAACAGAGAGGCGATCGTTACGCTCGCGATGAAGCTGCTCGATTAA
- a CDS encoding alpha/beta fold hydrolase, whose protein sequence is MSSQLKEPVSASPVRHAQAEPVAIADDTLAGFEHRYATVDGVRLHYVIGGNPEGETVVLLAGFPQSWYAWRSVMALMGTTWRIIAPDLPGQGDSDRPESGYDTRSLAEKVHGLLAALGISRYFLAAHDVGAWVAWPYAALYGNEVKRLALLDAGIPGVTLPDALPVTPDKAWKTWHFAFHAIPDLPEALIAGHERLYLEWFLKRKTACPDVFTEQDIEEYLRVMMQNGGLRAGLAYYRSAALSAQQNKALQANGKLTPPILAISAGEGSIADMAAPLRPYAEEVSGVLVPYCGHFMPEEQPQAIARELSRFFAEARLQK, encoded by the coding sequence ATGAGTTCACAGTTAAAAGAGCCGGTTAGCGCTTCCCCCGTTCGCCACGCACAGGCAGAGCCTGTAGCTATCGCAGACGATACCCTCGCCGGTTTTGAACACCGCTACGCTACGGTTGATGGCGTCAGGCTCCATTATGTCATCGGCGGCAATCCTGAGGGGGAAACGGTAGTGCTGCTCGCCGGTTTCCCGCAGAGCTGGTACGCCTGGCGCAGCGTGATGGCATTAATGGGAACCACCTGGCGCATCATTGCCCCGGATCTGCCCGGCCAGGGCGACTCAGACCGGCCAGAGTCAGGTTACGACACGCGTTCGCTCGCCGAAAAGGTACATGGTCTGCTGGCCGCGCTCGGCATCAGCCGCTACTTTCTGGCGGCCCACGATGTGGGAGCCTGGGTTGCCTGGCCCTATGCGGCTCTCTACGGTAATGAGGTGAAACGCCTGGCGTTGCTGGATGCCGGCATTCCCGGTGTGACTCTGCCGGACGCCCTGCCCGTTACGCCCGATAAAGCCTGGAAAACCTGGCACTTTGCCTTTCATGCCATTCCCGACCTGCCGGAAGCGCTGATTGCGGGCCATGAGCGCCTCTACCTGGAATGGTTTCTGAAGCGTAAAACCGCCTGCCCGGACGTGTTTACAGAGCAGGATATTGAGGAGTACCTGCGGGTGATGATGCAGAACGGCGGCCTGCGCGCAGGGCTGGCTTACTATCGATCCGCTGCGCTCTCCGCTCAGCAAAACAAAGCCCTGCAGGCCAACGGCAAACTTACGCCACCCATTCTGGCAATCAGTGCCGGAGAGGGTTCAATTGCCGATATGGCGGCTCCGCTGCGCCCCTATGCAGAGGAAGTTTCCGGCGTGCTGGTTCCTTACTGCGGACACTTTATGCCGGAGGAGCAGCCGCAGGCGATCGCCCGGGAGCTGAGCCGCTTTTTTGCCGAAGCCAGGTTGCAAAAGTAA
- a CDS encoding TetR/AcrR family transcriptional regulator, which translates to MNKKQDILQAAERLFYLNGFHATSTDRICREAGVSTRTLYRYFPSREVLTSAVMTARSERFFADLFHPSHPEAISQLFSVLGKWMQEQGALGCFFMKAWGEYAEEDLILSALALDYRYTLRRYIAACVSHAQGEENEALSDALWMLFEGAITTALVVGMDAARHAGEAASRLIARPEVKR; encoded by the coding sequence ATGAATAAAAAACAAGATATCCTTCAGGCCGCCGAGCGGTTGTTCTACCTCAACGGTTTCCATGCCACCAGCACGGACCGGATCTGCCGCGAAGCGGGCGTCTCAACCAGGACGCTGTATCGCTATTTTCCCTCACGGGAGGTGCTCACCAGCGCAGTTATGACGGCAAGGAGTGAGAGATTCTTTGCCGATCTGTTTCATCCCTCGCACCCGGAGGCGATAAGCCAGCTTTTTAGCGTGTTGGGCAAGTGGATGCAGGAACAGGGCGCGCTGGGATGCTTCTTTATGAAAGCATGGGGCGAGTATGCGGAAGAAGATCTGATCCTGTCAGCGCTCGCTCTCGACTACCGCTACACCTTAAGAAGGTATATCGCAGCCTGTGTCAGCCATGCGCAGGGAGAAGAGAACGAGGCGCTTTCTGATGCCCTCTGGATGCTGTTTGAAGGGGCTATTACCACTGCGCTGGTGGTAGGCATGGACGCTGCCCGCCATGCGGGGGAGGCGGCCAGTCGGTTGATCGCCAGGCCGGAGGTGAAGCGATGA